The Anabaena sp. WA102 genome contains a region encoding:
- the purL gene encoding phosphoribosylformylglycinamidine synthase subunit PurL: protein MTIFGENPFSPQEIASEGIKPEEYTEIIRRLGRHPNKAELGMFGVMWSEHCCYKNSRPLLKQFPTTGPRILVGPGENAGVVDIGDGLQLAFKIESHNHPSAVEPFQGAATGVGGILRDIFTMGARPIALLNSLRFGDLNDPKTQRLFTGVVAGISHYGNCLVSGETFIWKDQEGVHFDTIGNFVESRLPANVHTLEIDDANAVTTLSLDPDQHTVSWQRVRRIFKRCTQNLMTIRTALGRKLIVTPDHPMVICAEGQWDVSPAQSLKVGDQIPIITALPELEPGENQNAPLDLIAGLNPEDASGKDVYVQLPENWQVTEVVRTALRLIEPSATNRHHYLSTGRLPLSHFLALELLLNVSRSDISLFRRGKANYMPAVIQPNELFARLIGYFLSEGCVSQNGNTYKIIFTFAHHETEYVEDVIAGLKQLGLRPCVEKRASTIAVYATSWLLGHFLKNVWQCGTQASNKAFPACIFQWSQNLQREALKGLLRGDGSMTTKTNGNHAKISFGTTSHQLFEQTVILLQSQGVMPYIYQRPAGEGEIEGRKHIHKPLWQLEVSNFAGLKELATVFSQQRNAELAVALNRYNGSKYSFPRFTQSAADVAVVKIKSIECQAVDECDVYDVEVDHTHLFVTSSGIVTHNCVGVPTVGGEVYFDPAYSVNPLVNVMALGLMETSEIVKSGASGFGNPVLYVGSTTGRDGMGGASFASAELTDESMDNRPAVQVGDPFVEKSLIEACLEAFKTGAVVAAQDMGAAGITCSTSEMAAKGGVGIDFDLDKIPVRESGMIPYEYLLSESQERMLFVAEKGREQELIDIFHRWGLQAVVAGTVIEEPIVRIWFEGKIAAEIPADALAENTPLYERELLTEPPEYARKAWQWTSDDLPVCNAAGIEIAGSLETWNQILLTLLDTPSIASKSWVYRQYDHQVQNNTVLLPGGADAAVIRIRPLETPQNPKSKIQNLKSGVAATVDCNSRYVYLDPYEGAKAVVAEAARNLSCVGAEPIAVTDNLNFGSPEKPIGYWQLASACRGLSEGCRELGTPVTGGNVSLYNETFDAEGNPQPIYPTPVVGMVGLIPDLTKICGQGWQNAGDIIYLLGLPIQSKIQNPKSKMELGASEYLATIHHTIAGKPPRIDFDLERLVQKACRDGIRAGWVNSAHDSAEGGLAVAIAESCLSGNLGAEINFPISANHDSRFDEVLFGEGGARILVSVSGENQEKWESYLHRTLPENWQKLGTVTNSGNLEILTADNHKLLQVSLEDMSDRYSLSISKRLAIYTNT from the coding sequence ATGACCATATTTGGTGAAAATCCCTTTTCTCCGCAAGAAATAGCCTCAGAAGGCATAAAACCAGAAGAATATACAGAAATCATCCGTCGCTTAGGTCGTCATCCCAACAAAGCCGAACTCGGTATGTTTGGGGTAATGTGGTCAGAACACTGCTGTTATAAAAATTCTCGCCCTTTACTCAAACAGTTTCCCACCACCGGACCACGCATCCTCGTTGGACCAGGTGAAAATGCCGGAGTTGTGGATATTGGCGACGGACTACAATTAGCGTTTAAAATAGAATCCCATAACCACCCTTCCGCCGTTGAACCCTTCCAAGGTGCAGCCACCGGAGTTGGTGGGATATTAAGAGATATCTTTACAATGGGGGCGCGTCCCATAGCCTTATTAAATTCTTTGCGGTTTGGGGATTTGAATGATCCCAAAACCCAAAGATTATTTACGGGTGTAGTTGCGGGAATCTCCCATTATGGTAACTGTTTGGTCAGTGGCGAAACATTTATCTGGAAAGATCAAGAAGGTGTGCATTTTGATACGATTGGTAATTTTGTAGAATCGCGCTTACCTGCTAATGTCCACACTTTAGAGATAGACGATGCTAATGCAGTTACAACCCTGTCCTTAGACCCAGATCAGCATACTGTAAGTTGGCAGCGTGTCCGCCGTATTTTCAAACGTTGTACCCAAAATCTCATGACTATCCGCACCGCTTTGGGGCGTAAGCTGATAGTTACCCCAGACCATCCCATGGTAATTTGTGCAGAAGGTCAATGGGATGTATCCCCAGCACAATCTTTAAAAGTGGGTGATCAAATTCCCATTATCACCGCTTTACCGGAATTAGAACCAGGAGAAAACCAAAACGCACCCCTAGACTTAATTGCTGGTTTAAACCCAGAAGATGCTAGTGGTAAAGATGTTTATGTACAACTACCGGAAAATTGGCAAGTCACGGAAGTTGTGCGGACTGCATTGCGGTTAATTGAACCTTCAGCTACTAATCGTCATCACTATTTAAGCACTGGTAGACTCCCACTTTCTCACTTTTTAGCCCTAGAACTGCTGCTTAACGTTTCCCGCAGTGATATTAGTCTATTCCGACGTGGCAAAGCTAACTATATGCCAGCAGTTATTCAGCCAAATGAATTATTTGCCCGATTAATTGGCTATTTCTTGTCTGAAGGTTGCGTTTCCCAAAATGGCAACACATACAAAATTATTTTCACCTTTGCCCACCATGAAACAGAGTATGTTGAAGATGTAATTGCTGGATTGAAGCAATTAGGATTACGCCCCTGTGTGGAAAAACGCGCTTCTACTATCGCCGTTTATGCAACTTCGTGGTTATTAGGGCATTTCCTCAAAAATGTATGGCAATGTGGAACTCAAGCCAGTAATAAGGCTTTTCCCGCTTGTATTTTTCAATGGTCACAAAATTTGCAGCGTGAAGCCCTGAAAGGCTTACTGCGTGGTGACGGTTCAATGACTACAAAAACTAATGGTAATCATGCCAAAATCAGTTTTGGGACAACCAGCCATCAATTGTTTGAACAAACAGTTATCCTGCTGCAAAGTCAAGGAGTCATGCCCTATATTTATCAAAGACCAGCGGGGGAAGGAGAAATAGAGGGACGTAAGCACATTCACAAACCATTATGGCAATTGGAAGTTAGTAATTTTGCGGGATTAAAAGAATTAGCAACTGTCTTTAGTCAACAGCGCAATGCAGAATTAGCAGTTGCCCTGAATCGTTACAATGGCAGTAAATATTCATTTCCCCGCTTTACTCAGTCTGCGGCAGATGTGGCTGTTGTCAAAATTAAAAGTATCGAATGTCAAGCCGTTGATGAATGTGATGTTTACGATGTGGAAGTAGATCACACCCATCTTTTTGTAACTTCATCTGGGATTGTTACTCATAACTGCGTCGGGGTTCCCACCGTTGGTGGTGAAGTCTATTTTGACCCCGCCTACTCGGTCAATCCCCTGGTCAACGTCATGGCACTGGGATTGATGGAAACGTCGGAAATTGTCAAATCAGGGGCTTCTGGCTTCGGAAATCCTGTGCTGTATGTAGGTTCAACCACCGGACGGGATGGCATGGGCGGCGCGAGTTTTGCCAGTGCGGAATTAACTGATGAATCAATGGATAACCGTCCCGCTGTGCAAGTGGGAGATCCATTTGTCGAAAAGTCCTTAATTGAAGCTTGTTTAGAGGCATTTAAAACTGGGGCTGTAGTGGCAGCACAGGATATGGGGGCTGCGGGTATTACCTGTTCAACTTCGGAAATGGCGGCTAAAGGTGGTGTGGGGATTGATTTCGATTTAGATAAAATTCCGGTGCGGGAATCGGGAATGATTCCTTATGAATACCTGCTTTCGGAATCTCAAGAACGAATGTTGTTTGTTGCCGAAAAAGGACGAGAACAGGAATTAATTGATATTTTCCACCGTTGGGGACTGCAAGCGGTGGTTGCGGGGACAGTAATAGAAGAACCCATTGTCAGAATTTGGTTTGAGGGGAAAATTGCGGCGGAAATTCCGGCTGATGCTTTGGCGGAAAATACGCCTTTGTATGAAAGAGAATTATTGACAGAACCCCCAGAATATGCTCGAAAAGCATGGCAATGGACAAGTGATGATTTACCTGTTTGCAATGCTGCGGGAATTGAAATTGCGGGAAGTCTGGAAACTTGGAATCAGATTTTATTGACTTTGCTAGATACCCCCTCTATTGCTTCTAAAAGCTGGGTTTATCGCCAATATGACCATCAAGTTCAGAATAATACCGTATTGTTACCCGGTGGCGCTGATGCGGCTGTGATTCGTATCCGTCCCTTAGAAACACCCCAAAATCCAAAATCCAAAATCCAAAATCTAAAATCCGGTGTTGCGGCTACGGTAGATTGTAATTCTCGTTATGTCTATCTTGATCCTTATGAAGGGGCTAAGGCAGTAGTGGCGGAAGCTGCCCGGAATCTTAGCTGTGTGGGTGCTGAACCCATTGCTGTGACGGATAACCTCAATTTTGGTAGTCCAGAAAAACCCATTGGTTATTGGCAATTAGCATCCGCTTGTCGGGGTTTGAGTGAAGGTTGTCGGGAGTTGGGAACGCCGGTAACTGGGGGGAATGTTTCTCTCTACAATGAAACTTTCGATGCGGAAGGTAATCCCCAACCAATTTACCCGACTCCGGTTGTGGGTATGGTGGGTTTGATTCCTGATTTAACGAAAATTTGCGGACAAGGTTGGCAAAATGCAGGTGATATAATTTATCTTCTGGGTTTACCCATTCAATCCAAAATCCAAAATCCAAAATCTAAAATGGAATTGGGTGCTTCTGAATATTTGGCAACTATTCATCATACGATCGCTGGTAAGCCCCCTAGAATTGATTTTGATTTAGAACGACTGGTGCAAAAGGCTTGTCGTGATGGTATTCGCGCTGGTTGGGTAAATTCTGCCCATGATTCGGCTGAAGGTGGTTTAGCTGTAGCTATAGCGGAATCTTGTCTTTCTGGGAATTTGGGGGCGGAAATTAATTTCCCAATTAGTGCAAATCACGATTCCCGTTTTGATGAAGTTCTTTTTGGTGAAGGTGGGGCGAGAATTTTAGTTTCTGTCAGTGGAGAAAACCAAGAAAAATGGGAATCCTATTTACACCGAACTCTTCCAGAGAATTGGCAAAAACTGGGAACAGTAACTAATTCCGGTAATTTAGAGATTTTAACCGCAGATAACCATAAGTTACTCCAGGTTAGTCTCGAAGATATGAGCGATCGCTATTCTTTGTCAATTTCCAAACGTCTCGCCATCTACACCAATACCTAA
- the purF gene encoding amidophosphoribosyltransferase — translation MIPMNSDEYPQIANNPINSHEERPDKPEEACGVFGIYAPEQDVAKLTYFGLYALQHRGQESAGIATFEGTRVHQHKDMGLVSQVFNETILDQLPGNLAVGHNRYSTTGSSRKVNAQPAVVETRLGLLALAHNGNLVNTVKLREELLKDKFNLITTTDSEMIAYAIAQEVNAGADWVTGATSAFHRCEGAFSLTVATPVGVMGVRDPNGIRPLVIGTLDSDPVRYVLASETCGLDIIGAEYLRDVQPGELVWITETGLESFQWHQQSERKLCIFEMIYFARPDSLMHNETLYSYRMRLGRKMAAEAPVEADLVFGVPDSGIPAAIGFSQASGIAYGEGLIKNRYVGRTFIQPTQAMRESGIKMKLNPLKDVLFGKRVVIIDDSIVRGTTSRKLVQALRDAGVAEVHMRISSPPVTHPCFYGIDTDTQDQLIAATKSVEEIAKQLQVDSLAYLSWEGMLETTREDTNSFCSACFTGDYPVAIPEKMKRSKLILEKALV, via the coding sequence ATGATTCCCATGAATTCGGATGAGTACCCCCAAATTGCTAACAACCCAATCAATAGTCATGAAGAGCGCCCTGACAAGCCAGAAGAAGCTTGTGGTGTGTTTGGCATTTATGCCCCAGAACAAGACGTTGCTAAATTGACCTACTTTGGATTGTATGCTCTTCAGCATCGGGGTCAAGAATCTGCTGGGATTGCTACCTTTGAGGGTACGCGTGTCCACCAGCACAAAGATATGGGTTTGGTGTCTCAAGTCTTTAATGAAACCATCTTAGATCAATTACCCGGAAATCTGGCAGTTGGTCATAATCGCTATTCCACTACCGGTTCTAGTCGCAAAGTTAACGCCCAACCTGCTGTAGTAGAAACTCGGTTGGGTTTATTAGCACTTGCACATAATGGTAATTTAGTCAATACCGTAAAATTGAGAGAAGAGTTACTCAAAGATAAGTTTAACTTAATAACGACAACCGACTCAGAAATGATTGCTTATGCGATCGCTCAAGAAGTCAACGCTGGTGCAGATTGGGTAACAGGAGCTACCAGTGCCTTTCATCGGTGCGAGGGAGCATTTAGCCTGACTGTTGCTACACCCGTAGGTGTGATGGGAGTCCGTGATCCTAACGGGATTCGTCCCTTGGTAATTGGCACATTAGATAGTGATCCTGTCCGCTACGTTCTCGCTTCCGAAACTTGCGGTTTAGATATTATCGGTGCAGAATATCTGCGTGATGTCCAACCAGGGGAATTAGTTTGGATCACGGAAACAGGCTTAGAATCATTTCAATGGCATCAACAATCAGAACGCAAACTTTGTATCTTTGAAATGATCTACTTTGCCCGTCCTGATAGCCTCATGCACAACGAAACCCTATACAGTTATCGAATGCGGTTAGGACGGAAAATGGCGGCAGAAGCCCCCGTAGAAGCTGATTTGGTCTTCGGTGTCCCTGATTCTGGTATCCCTGCCGCCATTGGCTTTTCCCAAGCCTCTGGTATAGCTTACGGTGAAGGATTGATTAAAAATCGCTACGTTGGTCGCACCTTTATTCAACCTACCCAAGCCATGCGAGAATCAGGGATTAAAATGAAACTTAATCCCCTTAAAGATGTCTTATTCGGTAAGCGAGTTGTAATTATTGATGATTCCATTGTCCGGGGAACTACTAGCCGCAAACTCGTTCAAGCCTTGCGTGATGCTGGTGTAGCCGAAGTCCACATGAGAATTTCTTCTCCTCCTGTAACTCATCCTTGTTTCTATGGTATTGATACTGATACCCAAGATCAATTAATTGCTGCTACGAAGTCAGTCGAAGAAATAGCCAAGCAATTACAAGTTGACAGTTTAGCTTATTTGAGTTGGGAAGGAATGCTAGAAACAACCAGAGAAGATACTAATAGTTTTTGTTCGGCTTGTTTTACTGGTGAT